In Pelodictyon luteolum DSM 273, the genomic stretch ATCGGCACGATCTGGCACTGAGAAATCACCACGATGTCAAGCGGGTCATGATCATCGCCGAGCGTCTTGGGGATGAAGCCGTAGTTGGCGGGATAGAACACGGAGGAAAACAGCACCCTGTCGAGCCTCAGCATGCCGGTTTTCTTGTCGAGCTCGTACTTGGTTTTGCTGCCCTGTGAGATTTCGATGATTGCGTTGACAATCTTAGGACTGTCCTCACCGATCTCGACGTGATGCCAGGGATTGAAATTCATGGGCGTATGAATCATTTAAAGTATTGAAAGCCTCCAACAGAAAATGCTGAGCCAGTATAGCATTTTTTTTCAAACCGCCATAGGACCCCGGCGATCTCAATGAGGAATAGTCCCCAGGGCATGAGCGAATCGCACGTCATTTAGCATTGCCGTCAACATGGACACGGAACTGCGGTGCCTCTACGCCCGTCTCCTGGTGCCCCGGGGGAAGTGTTGAGGCGTTGCCGTCCCTGAGGGACGCATAATGCGGCGAAAGGATCTCTATGCCCGCTTCTGCGCAGCAGTCCTGGATATTCTGGTAGAGCATGGAGTATGTAAGGGCCATCTGCAGGGGGCAATCGGTATAGGCGTTGATCTCATAGCGGACATAGTAATCGTCCAGGCCGGTCTGCAGGACGAAAGGCTTCGGATCCTGAAGGATGCCCTCTGTCCTGCCTGCCGCATTTATGAGGGTCTCGTGCACCAGCCGCCAGGAGATGTCATAGCCGAGGGTGATGGTAGCATGCAGGATAAGCCTGCCCGCATGCGACACGCCGCTGTAGTTGATAATGTGGCTTCCCATCACCATGCCATTGGGTATGGTGATCTCCTCGTTCTTGATGGTCAGGATGCGGGTGACGAGCAGCCCCTTTTCGATGACGTCACCGACGGTGTCGGATATTTTCACCCGGTCCCCCACCCTGAATGCGCCCGTGTAGGTCATCACGACACCGGAGACGACATTGGCCACGACAGAGGTTGAACCCAGCGAGAAGAGCAGACCAATGAAGACCGAAATGCCTTGGAACGCGGGTGAAGACGAACCCGGCAGGTACGGGAAAGAGAGTACCAGCGCGAGTGCTATCACCAGAAAACGGACCAGCTGATAGGTAGGCGTGGACCACTCCGCCTTGAATCCGCTGAGGGTGATCGTGCCTTTTTCAACTTCGCCGAAGAGGAACCCGATCAGCTTCAGTCCGTACCGGGTGGAGAGGATCACCAGCATGAGAATGAAGAGGCTCGGGATGTAGCCCAAAAATCCGCTCCAGGCATGCTCGATGCTGAGGAAAAGGGAGCCGAGGGCACTCTGCACCGTTCCGCGGGTCCCGGGAAAAATGCTGAACAGGCCGGTCAGGTAGACAAACGCAAGCAGTGCATTGAGGGTATAGCGGGCATAACGGCTGAGGCCAAGAAGAAAGCCGGTGAGCTGGGAGGCCGTGAATACCTGCACCTTCTGGATGGAAAAACCCTTCAGCCTGCGGTCCTTTTCCCGACGGATGCGCACTTCAAGCGCCTGGAAGCCGGTTTTGAGCCAAGCCGATATCCGAAGCAGCAGCAACGTCTCAAATGCAATGAGAGCAACATTTACGAACAGCTCGACAGCAGGCATCTGCAACAAGCCCCTGAGAGCGAACCATCCTTCACCAATACTGCGCGCGATGACGGGATGACCTGCAAGAATCTGCAGACCGGCGGCACAAGCAGCGAGTATGAGTGCCAGTCGGGCGGCATAGGTAACGCCGCGGGTGAGGGCCGATGGATCATTGAGCTTCAGTCGGCCGACAGCCAGCCTGATGAGGGGGACCCGCTTAAGGAGGCCGGCCGCAAATCCTGCGATACGGCCGGCAAACAAAAAGCCGAAGAGGACGACAGCAAGAGCTGCGGCAAGGGTTGCCCAGAGGGAATCAAAAGTGACAGAAGAAAAATCCATGCGCTCCATCTGCAAACGGCCAGTGGGTTATGGGGACTAGTGAGGTTTAGGGAAAGATACATCAGCAACGACTGGAATACACTCCTTTTTATGCTGCCAACAGCCGGGCGGGACCCGGCGCTACGCCGGAGCCGTCCGGCGGGATGAAATTCTTTTTTTGGACGCCGTCTTCGTATCTTCCCCCCCTGTCGCCCGGCACAACCGACACACGAAGAAACGCACCGAACACCAATGGATTTACAGAAAGAGATCTCGAGACGGAAGACATTCGCCATCATCAGCCACCCCGACGCAGGCAAAACCACACTGACAGAGAAGTTCCTCCTGTTCGGCGGAGCCATACAGACCGCCGGCGCAGTAAAAAGCAACAAGATCCGCAAGAGCGCGACCAGCGACTTCATGGAGATTGAAAAGCAGAGGGGAATTTCAGTGGCCACCTCCGTCATGGGATTCGAGTACGGCTCGAGACGCATCAACATTCTTGACACGCCGGGTCACAAGGACTTTGCAGAAGATACCTACCGCACCCTTACGGCCGTTGACAGCGTCATCCTCGTCATCGACTGCGTCAAAGGAGTCGAGGAACAGACCGAACGCCTGATGGAGGTCTGCCGCATGCGCCGAACTCCGGTCATCATCTTCATCAACAAGCTGGACCGCGAAGGACGTGAGCCGTTCGAGCTGCTTGATGAACTTGAGAACAAACTCTCGATCAGTGTCCGCCCCCTCACCTGGCCCATCGGACAGGGCCAGTCGTTCAAGGGTGTCTACAACCTCTACGGAAAAAGCCTCAACCTGTTCGAATCGGGTTCCAGCCGCGTGACACAGAGTTTCGTCAGCCTCCAGGACCTCAACGATCCGGAACTGGACCGGTGGATCCCTGAAAGCTTCTCAAAAAAATTGCGCGACGATGTCCTTCTCATAGAAGGCGTCTATGAGCCGTTCGACAGAGAGCTCTACCGCGAGGGTCTTCTGGCGCCGGTGTTCTTCGGAAGCGCCATCAACAACTTCGGCATCCGGGAGCTGCTTGAGACCTTCACAGAAATAGCTCCGAGCCCTGATGCCCGTGAAGCTGCCGAACGAACGGTTCACGCAGCCGAGGAGGCCATGACGGGGTTCGTCTTCAAGATCCATGCAAACCTCGACCCGAACCACCGCGACAGAACGGCGTTTTTCAAGATCTGCTCGGGGCGGTTCGAACGCAACCGGTTCTACACCCACACCCGGCTGCAGAAAAAAGTCAGGTTCTCAAGCCCCACCCACTTCATGGCCAACGAAAAGAGCATCATCGACGATGCCTGGCCGGGTGACGTCATCGGCCTCTACGACAACGGTTCACTGAAAATCGGCGACACCCTCACCGAAGGCGAGGACCTTCACTTCCGCGGCATCCCGAGCTTCTCCCCAGAGATCTTCAAGGCCCTTGAAAACCGGGATCCCATGAAGCAGAAGCAGCTCGACAAAGGCATCCGTCAGCTCACCGAAGAGGGTCTTGCGCAGCTGTTCATCCAGTTCGGGAACCGCAAGATCATCGGCACGGTAGGCGAACTGCAGTTCGACGTCATCAAGTTCCGACTCGAACACGAATACAACGCACAGTGCGATTTCACCCCCCTCCGGTACCACAAGGCATTCTGGGTGACGGGAGCCGACAAGGAGATGCTTGAAGAGTTCCGCCGCCGCAAGGCCGGTGCAATCGCCCTTGACCGCGAAGAGCGCCCTGTATTCCTTGCAGAAAGCGAATGGATGCTGAAGGTTGCCAGAGAAGACTACCCCTCCCTGGAATTCCATACCACTTCCGAATGCACGCCGGCTGAATAAGACACACCCCCTTACGGACATGCGTTCCGTAACGCCGCAACTGTATCAGTTCGGAACAACGCACACAGGCATCGACTGATGCCGACTGCGCCGCTCTGCCTCCGGCACGGCAATTGCTGTCCAATTGTTTTAATGACTGTGGCCACCATGGTCCGCAGTCGGGACAAACAGGCCCGCATGCAGATACGTATACATACTGCCGGAGGCATCAGCACCTACAGCGGCATCAACGAGATGCCCGAAGGCATCCTGAAAGGATTTGCGGCATGGATGATCATGACGGACGAGAGCTTTCTGGCAGTCCACGACACCGTCATAGAAATCATTGACAAAAAAAATGGGGCCGACGGGCCGGCTATGCCTCTGTCCTGAACATTTCCTGCACCTTGCCGATCAGCTCTTTGACGGAAAAGGGCTTCTGGATGAAATTAACGCTCCTGTCGGACACTCCGTGGCTACCGACGATGTCGGCCGTGTAACCGGACATGTAGAGCACCCTGACATCCGGATGGAGCTCGGTGAGCCTTGCGGACAGTTCACTCCCGTTCATCTCCGGCATGATGACGTCGGTAAGCAGGAGGTCGATCGAGCCGGCATACTCCCGGACCCGGCAAAGAGCTTTCAACGGAGAAGAGGCGACGAGAACCGTGAAGCCCCGGCTTTCAAGCACGAACCGGCAGAGTTTGAGGATGTCGGGCTCGTCCTCGACGATAAGGACCACCCGGCCGCCACTGCAGGCTGAAGTGTCGGACGCCTCCCTTTCAAGTTTCATGTCTGCATCATCTCCAAGAACATGGACAACCGGCAGATGGATGCTGAACCGGCTCCCCCTGCCGGGCTGGCTTGCAACGTCTATGAAGCCATGGTTCTGTTTGACGATGCCGTAAATGGTCGACAGACCAAGACCGGTACCCCTCCCGAGATCCTTCGTTGTGTAAAACGGCTCGAAAATATGGGAGAGGACTTCAGGATCCATTCCCGCGCCGGTATCTTCGACCGAAATCACCGCATAGTGGTTCGGCCTGTGCCCTGCAGATCCATCTTCGGGTACATGGCGCTCAAGGTGGACGCTCGCGGTACTTATGGTCACCGTTCCGCTCTGCCCTATCGCATCCCGTGCATTCACGCAAAGATTGGTGAGGATCTGGTCGATCTGCGAGGGATCGATTTTGATATGCACCCCCCCCCGAACCGGGTTGCCACTTGAGAGCGACATGCTCACCGATAAGCCGCTGCAGGAGGGAAAGCGTCCCCTCAACAGCTGAGTCGAGTTCGAGCACCTTCGGAAGAACGACCTGCCTGCGGGCGAACGCCAGCAGCTGACGGGTAAGATCCGCGGAACGGCTGGCCGCCTTGAGGATGGAATCCAGATGTCTGCGCAACTCCCCTTCTGGAGCGGTTTCCTCAAGAAGCGCCTCGGTATGACCGAGAATCACGGCCAGCATGTTGTTGAAATCATGCGCTATGCCGCCGGCGAGCTTGCCGACGATCTCCATTTTCTGGGAGTGCTGCAGTTGTTGACCGAGGCTCTCGTTCTCTTCTTCTGCCTTTTTGCGGTCGGTAATATCAAGCCCGGTACCGATGATATACGGCATGCCGGCAATGATTGCACGCCGGCCGGTCATGAGGAACCAGCGATAATCGGGCCCGCCGCGAAGCAGCACCCGGCCTTCGTCAATGTCCTCCTCCCCCGTCTCCAACACGCGGCGCATCCGCTCGATCGCTTCTGCCCTGTCATCGGGATGAAACGTTGCCATGGCATTGCGACCCGCCATTTCCTCGTCGCTGAGGCCGAGGATCTCGTCACGCTGATAGGCATTCCACCGTACATACCGCCCCATGGCGTCCAGCATGTAGAACGCTCCGGGGATGGACTCAATGATGCTGTCCGTGATGGCATGTCCGCTGACATCGGGCAAAGCCTGGTTTACCAAAGAGGGCTCATGGCCCGGGGGTGGGGTCCTTTCCATAATGATGCGACAAGAGTTGAGGGAGGGGGCAAGTCGTCACTATGTAAAATATACTTTTATTCACTCTGAGCAATACTGAAATATAACCACAGCATATAGAGTTGCATTGTCGGGCGGGGGGAGGAGGGAACTGTGACATAATAACAAAAGGCGACTGCGGAACCTGCCGCAATCGCCTTTAGTGTCGGGGTGGCGGGACTCGAACCCACGACCTCTGCGTCCCGAACGCAGCACTCTACCATCTGAGCCACACCCCGATATGATCTTCCCTGTGCCCTTGGACAGATTCGAACTGCCGACCTTTAGTTCCGGAAACTACTGCTCTATCCACTGAGCTACAAGGGCCTGCCTGTTCATCCCACAGCCTGAATCAGGGTCTCAAAGATAACATTTTTTCATTTTCCGAATAATCATTTTCCGAATATTTTTTTTATCCCTCCCCGACTCCTGCTGCTTTCATGATCCCCGCTGCCGCCAGGTTGGCGCTCATCACCGCACCGCCCATGGAGTCGTAGTAGAGCTGCCGGGAAAAGCCGCCGGCAAGGAAGAGGTTGCGGAGAGGGGTCTCCTGCGTCGGGCGGTACTGCTCCATCCCCGGCAGTGGAGCATAGACCGACCGGGGAATTCTGACGACCGTCGACTTCAGAACGGTGGCTCCGGCCGATGAGGCGGGATAGCAGTTGCGCACCGAGAGGTCAACCTGGCGGACGATCTCCTCTTTCGTCATCTTCATCAAGGGAGAAGCCGGGGCCACGCAGAACTCAAGGCGGCTGCCGCCGTTGAAGGGTTTGCCGCGGAGCGTCGCATATTCAGGCGTCGTACGTGCAAGGTTCGCATAGACGGGAATCACCCCGTCGGGACTGAAGAGGACATTGTCAACCGGAGTGATCTCTCGATCGTACCAAAGCTGCACGGAAACGACCGGCACCCCTTCAAGGTTGTCGAGACCATGGAAAAACCGGTCATGCTGCTTCAGGGTCGGGGGAATGACACGGTTGAGATTGTGTATCGGCAGTGCGGCAAGGTAGTAGTCGGCCGTCAGGATCTCTCCGTTCCGAAGGAGCACGCCCTTGATTTCGCTGCCGTCGAAAAGAAGCTCATCGACCGCCGCACCGGTACGGAACTCCGCGCCCTTCCCCCTGGAGTGCCCGACCAGCGGCTTATGGATGTATTCCGAAGGGGCCCCTTTCAGGAATCCCATGCGCGAAGCGTCCGGAATGCGGTAGAAGGTTTCGGTGACGTCGAGGATGATCTTGGCGGAAATCTCTTCGGGGGGAATGAACTTCAGGGCCAGCGACATGGGCCTGAACATCTTGTCCATGAGATTCTTACCGAATTTCTTCTCCTGGGCCCACTCGGCAAACGTCAGATGGTCCTGGGTCGGCGCATAGGCGTCACGCTGCAGGGCAAGCGGAATGAGCGAACGGGAGAATGCGGCCATTTCGCCGAACGAGAAATACCCGTTGTTTATGATGGCGGGAAGCAGGTGCAGGGGGCTCGGCAGGTTCCATGTGCTGAAGGTGAAGCGCCCTCCTCCGGCCATTGTATAGGTCAGGCGGTGGTCCTTCCAGAGGACCGCATGGTAACTCCCGATTTCCCGAAGGAGATCGTACAGCACATCGTAGGCGCCGAAAAAACAGTGGGTGCCGGATTCCACCCAGTCGCCCTCCTCATCCTTCCAGGAAGAAACTTTTCCGCCGAACAGGTCGCGTTTCTCAAGAACCTTGACCTCGAAACCACGATCAACAAGCCG encodes the following:
- a CDS encoding mechanosensitive ion channel family protein, which encodes MDFSSVTFDSLWATLAAALAVVLFGFLFAGRIAGFAAGLLKRVPLIRLAVGRLKLNDPSALTRGVTYAARLALILAACAAGLQILAGHPVIARSIGEGWFALRGLLQMPAVELFVNVALIAFETLLLLRISAWLKTGFQALEVRIRREKDRRLKGFSIQKVQVFTASQLTGFLLGLSRYARYTLNALLAFVYLTGLFSIFPGTRGTVQSALGSLFLSIEHAWSGFLGYIPSLFILMLVILSTRYGLKLIGFLFGEVEKGTITLSGFKAEWSTPTYQLVRFLVIALALVLSFPYLPGSSSPAFQGISVFIGLLFSLGSTSVVANVVSGVVMTYTGAFRVGDRVKISDTVGDVIEKGLLVTRILTIKNEEITIPNGMVMGSHIINYSGVSHAGRLILHATITLGYDISWRLVHETLINAAGRTEGILQDPKPFVLQTGLDDYYVRYEINAYTDCPLQMALTYSMLYQNIQDCCAEAGIEILSPHYASLRDGNASTLPPGHQETGVEAPQFRVHVDGNAK
- a CDS encoding peptide chain release factor 3, whose amino-acid sequence is MDLQKEISRRKTFAIISHPDAGKTTLTEKFLLFGGAIQTAGAVKSNKIRKSATSDFMEIEKQRGISVATSVMGFEYGSRRINILDTPGHKDFAEDTYRTLTAVDSVILVIDCVKGVEEQTERLMEVCRMRRTPVIIFINKLDREGREPFELLDELENKLSISVRPLTWPIGQGQSFKGVYNLYGKSLNLFESGSSRVTQSFVSLQDLNDPELDRWIPESFSKKLRDDVLLIEGVYEPFDRELYREGLLAPVFFGSAINNFGIRELLETFTEIAPSPDAREAAERTVHAAEEAMTGFVFKIHANLDPNHRDRTAFFKICSGRFERNRFYTHTRLQKKVRFSSPTHFMANEKSIIDDAWPGDVIGLYDNGSLKIGDTLTEGEDLHFRGIPSFSPEIFKALENRDPMKQKQLDKGIRQLTEEGLAQLFIQFGNRKIIGTVGELQFDVIKFRLEHEYNAQCDFTPLRYHKAFWVTGADKEMLEEFRRRKAGAIALDREERPVFLAESEWMLKVAREDYPSLEFHTTSECTPAE
- a CDS encoding response regulator, producing MNARDAIGQSGTVTISTASVHLERHVPEDGSAGHRPNHYAVISVEDTGAGMDPEVLSHIFEPFYTTKDLGRGTGLGLSTIYGIVKQNHGFIDVASQPGRGSRFSIHLPVVHVLGDDADMKLEREASDTSACSGGRVVLIVEDEPDILKLCRFVLESRGFTVLVASSPLKALCRVREYAGSIDLLLTDVIMPEMNGSELSARLTELHPDVRVLYMSGYTADIVGSHGVSDRSVNFIQKPFSVKELIGKVQEMFRTEA
- a CDS encoding PAS domain S-box protein; protein product: MPDVSGHAITDSIIESIPGAFYMLDAMGRYVRWNAYQRDEILGLSDEEMAGRNAMATFHPDDRAEAIERMRRVLETGEEDIDEGRVLLRGGPDYRWFLMTGRRAIIAGMPYIIGTGLDITDRKKAEEENESLGQQLQHSQKMEIVGKLAGGIAHDFNNMLAVILGHTEALLEETAPEGELRRHLDSILKAASRSADLTRQLLAFARRQVVLPKVLELDSAVEGTLSLLQRLIGEHVALKWQPGSGGGAYQNRSLADRPDPHQSLRECTGCDRAERNGDHKYRERPP
- a CDS encoding FAD-dependent oxidoreductase, producing MTGDKKSVLILGGGLAGLTAAKRLVDRGFEVKVLEKRDLFGGKVSSWKDEEGDWVESGTHCFFGAYDVLYDLLREIGSYHAVLWKDHRLTYTMAGGGRFTFSTWNLPSPLHLLPAIINNGYFSFGEMAAFSRSLIPLALQRDAYAPTQDHLTFAEWAQEKKFGKNLMDKMFRPMSLALKFIPPEEISAKIILDVTETFYRIPDASRMGFLKGAPSEYIHKPLVGHSRGKGAEFRTGAAVDELLFDGSEIKGVLLRNGEILTADYYLAALPIHNLNRVIPPTLKQHDRFFHGLDNLEGVPVVSVQLWYDREITPVDNVLFSPDGVIPVYANLARTTPEYATLRGKPFNGGSRLEFCVAPASPLMKMTKEEIVRQVDLSVRNCYPASSAGATVLKSTVVRIPRSVYAPLPGMEQYRPTQETPLRNLFLAGGFSRQLYYDSMGGAVMSANLAAAGIMKAAGVGEG